A part of Balneola sp. genomic DNA contains:
- a CDS encoding proline dehydrogenase has translation MKLPFILAKRFVAGEDFTESIPKAKYLNARDLKLTLDLLGENVTDRKEADDTVEAYIQLLQGIKEHDLVSSISIKLTMMGLDIDHNYCRDNLFKLLDVAKEQDQFVRIDMEGSDYTQITIDIFKDAHEKYGKHVGTVIQSMLFRSIDDIKDLAEMGADIRLVKGAYKEPDSIAYQDMPAIRKAYKECAKILLEKTPFPRFGTHDDELINWVRDYTAEENIPKDRFEFQMLYGLREQTMVDFTKLGYRSRVYVPYGTDWFPYFSRRLMERKENVFFVVSAMFKK, from the coding sequence ATGAAACTACCTTTTATCCTTGCAAAGCGATTTGTTGCAGGAGAAGATTTTACTGAATCCATACCCAAGGCCAAGTACCTGAATGCCCGGGACCTCAAACTCACATTGGATTTATTAGGCGAAAATGTAACCGACAGAAAAGAAGCAGACGATACTGTAGAAGCCTACATTCAGCTTCTTCAAGGTATAAAAGAACATGACCTTGTAAGCAGTATTTCTATCAAGCTGACCATGATGGGCTTGGATATTGATCACAATTACTGTCGGGACAATCTGTTTAAATTGCTGGATGTTGCGAAAGAACAAGATCAGTTTGTTCGCATTGACATGGAAGGAAGTGACTACACTCAGATCACTATCGATATTTTTAAGGATGCCCACGAAAAGTATGGAAAACATGTTGGTACTGTAATTCAATCCATGCTTTTCAGAAGTATCGACGATATCAAAGACCTTGCTGAAATGGGAGCTGATATTCGATTGGTAAAAGGAGCATATAAAGAACCGGATTCTATTGCATATCAAGATATGCCAGCAATTAGAAAGGCTTATAAAGAATGCGCCAAAATTCTATTAGAAAAGACCCCTTTTCCTCGTTTTGGAACTCATGATGATGAGCTCATAAACTGGGTAAGAGACTATACAGCTGAAGAAAACATTCCTAAAGATCGATTCGAGTTTCAAATGCTTTACGGTCTTAGAGAACAAACAATGGTTGATTTCACTAAGCTGGGCTATCGCTCAAGAGTGTATGTTCCTTATGGCACTGACTGGTTCCCATATTTCAGTAGAAGGCTCATGGAACGCAAAGAAAATGTGTTCTTTGTAGTGAGTGCAATGTTCAAGAAATAG
- the xseB gene encoding exodeoxyribonuclease VII small subunit, whose translation MEEKERPSFEEALEKLETIVQQLEKDEVTLEESVKLYEEGIQLSKFCTEILQQAELRIEEVNDTK comes from the coding sequence ATGGAAGAAAAGGAACGACCAAGCTTTGAAGAAGCTTTAGAAAAATTGGAAACAATAGTTCAGCAATTGGAAAAAGACGAAGTTACACTTGAAGAATCAGTTAAACTCTATGAAGAAGGGATTCAGCTTTCAAAATTTTGTACCGAAATCCTTCAACAGGCTGAACTTCGTATAGAAGAAGTGAACGATACTAAATAA
- a CDS encoding 1-deoxy-D-xylulose-5-phosphate synthase codes for MQNKLPVPGPLLAEIDSPADLKKLAPEQLRDVCDELREFIIDIVSVYGGHFGASLGVVELTTALHYVYNAPEDKIVWDVGHQAYGHKILTGRRDNFHTNRKYKGVSGFPKRSESEYDAFGVGHSSTSISAALGMAVAHSLDGKDHKAVAIIGDGAMTGGQAFEALNNAGGLESDVLVVLNDNRMSIDPNVGALKEYLAEVTTSRTFNKLRDEVYDLLGHFKSAGTKMRKVASRLESAMMAALTPGSLFRSLGFKYYGPIDGHDVNLLRKTLEDLKEIKGPKLLHIVTVKGKGFAPAEREQTKWHAQSSPFDKITGDSLKPKSTKKSAPKYQDVFGDALVELAEKDERIVSMTPAMPSGSSLWPMMNRFPDRAFDVGIAEQHAVTFAAGLATEGKKAFCAIYSTFLQRGFDQLVHDVAIQKLPVVFCIDRAGVVGADGPTHHGAYDVAYMRSIPNLIISSPLNEQDLRDMMFTASEYDEAAWAIRYPRGAATGMEVREGFSSIEIGKGVCLREGEGLALLSFGPIGKYVTQAVDQLLEEGIEIGHYDMRFAKPIDEELLDEICMKYDHIITLEDGARLGGFGSAVAEYIAQKEERPTLNIMGLPDRIIEHGTQEELHTEVGIDVDGVITQVKKILIKA; via the coding sequence ATACAAAATAAGCTTCCGGTTCCAGGTCCTCTTTTAGCAGAAATTGATTCGCCTGCTGATCTAAAGAAGTTGGCTCCAGAGCAGCTTCGGGATGTTTGCGACGAACTCAGAGAGTTTATTATTGACATAGTTTCTGTATACGGAGGGCACTTTGGTGCTAGTTTAGGAGTAGTAGAACTGACTACTGCGCTTCATTATGTGTACAATGCCCCGGAAGACAAAATTGTATGGGATGTTGGCCATCAGGCTTATGGCCATAAAATTCTTACCGGGAGACGCGATAATTTTCATACAAATCGGAAATACAAAGGAGTTTCCGGTTTCCCAAAGCGTTCAGAAAGCGAATATGACGCATTTGGAGTAGGGCATTCATCAACATCAATATCTGCTGCACTGGGTATGGCAGTGGCACATAGTCTCGATGGGAAAGATCATAAAGCAGTGGCAATTATTGGTGATGGGGCTATGACCGGTGGCCAGGCTTTTGAAGCATTGAATAATGCGGGAGGTCTGGAAAGCGATGTGTTGGTCGTGTTGAATGATAATCGCATGTCTATTGACCCAAATGTAGGCGCTCTAAAAGAATATTTAGCAGAAGTAACCACCAGCCGTACTTTCAATAAACTTCGTGATGAAGTGTATGATCTCTTGGGACATTTCAAGTCAGCTGGGACAAAAATGAGAAAAGTGGCTTCTCGTTTGGAATCCGCTATGATGGCAGCATTGACTCCGGGTTCCTTATTTCGCTCACTAGGCTTCAAATACTATGGACCGATAGATGGGCATGATGTGAACCTGCTTAGAAAGACGCTGGAAGATCTAAAAGAAATTAAAGGACCAAAGCTTCTTCACATTGTTACGGTAAAAGGAAAAGGTTTTGCTCCTGCTGAACGTGAGCAAACAAAATGGCATGCTCAAAGTAGCCCGTTTGATAAGATCACTGGAGACTCCCTCAAACCGAAGTCCACCAAAAAATCAGCTCCTAAATACCAAGATGTGTTTGGTGATGCGTTGGTTGAATTAGCAGAAAAGGACGAACGCATTGTAAGCATGACCCCAGCCATGCCAAGTGGATCAAGCTTGTGGCCAATGATGAATCGTTTTCCTGATAGAGCATTTGATGTAGGTATTGCGGAACAACATGCGGTTACCTTTGCTGCAGGATTAGCTACGGAAGGGAAAAAAGCATTTTGCGCCATTTATTCAACCTTCCTGCAACGTGGTTTCGATCAGCTGGTGCATGACGTGGCCATCCAAAAACTACCCGTTGTTTTTTGTATTGATCGTGCCGGGGTTGTAGGTGCTGATGGGCCAACCCATCATGGTGCGTATGATGTGGCCTATATGCGTTCCATTCCTAACCTGATTATTTCTTCTCCTCTTAATGAGCAGGATTTGCGGGATATGATGTTCACAGCCTCAGAATATGATGAAGCTGCATGGGCGATCAGGTATCCAAGAGGCGCAGCCACTGGTATGGAAGTTCGGGAAGGCTTTAGTTCTATTGAGATCGGAAAAGGAGTTTGTTTGAGAGAAGGTGAGGGATTAGCCTTGCTAAGTTTTGGTCCGATTGGAAAGTATGTTACACAAGCCGTTGACCAACTTCTGGAAGAAGGAATAGAAATCGGACACTATGATATGCGCTTTGCCAAGCCTATTGATGAAGAGCTGCTGGATGAAATCTGTATGAAATACGATCACATCATTACGCTTGAAGATGGAGCCCGACTAGGGGGATTCGGAAGTGCTGTTGCAGAGTACATTGCTCAAAAAGAAGAGAGGCCTACGCTAAACATCATGGGATTACCAGACCGAATTATCGAGCATGGTACCCAGGAAGAACTCCACACTGAGGTTGGAATTGATGTTGATGGCGTAATCACCCAAGTAAAAAAGATACTTATCAAAGCTTAG
- the queA gene encoding tRNA preQ1(34) S-adenosylmethionine ribosyltransferase-isomerase QueA, with the protein MTYTLSDFDYHLPEELIAQSPASPRDHARLLVYNRATGEISDDYFYSLGNYLHPQTRLVVNNSKVEKCRLMFDEGKKELFVTSVRNNNTIEALVRPGKKFRVGKEIELAEGITSKVTHVAEDGLRTLILSHDLDAPELEPFKYTPFPPYIKQDESLAGEYQTVYAKDLGSKAAPTAGLHFTDELLQKLKDQGIGKSEVTLHVGLGTFAPVKSEKLDEYIMHSEWYQLDKATADELQQATHRTAVGTTSVRVLESVAKEGRVFEPSSGDTDIFITPGYSFKAVDSLITNFHLPKSTLLMLVSAFMGFEEMHRLYEHAISEKYRFYSFGDGMLIL; encoded by the coding sequence ATGACCTACACCCTCTCCGATTTCGATTATCATCTCCCGGAAGAACTCATAGCTCAATCTCCGGCTTCTCCAAGAGATCATGCACGATTGTTGGTCTATAATCGTGCAACCGGGGAAATTTCTGATGACTATTTCTACAGTCTGGGCAACTACCTCCATCCCCAAACCCGATTGGTTGTAAACAACAGTAAGGTTGAAAAATGCCGACTGATGTTTGATGAGGGTAAGAAAGAGCTATTTGTTACCTCTGTTCGAAACAACAATACCATAGAAGCCCTGGTTAGGCCTGGCAAGAAGTTTAGGGTGGGGAAAGAGATCGAATTGGCAGAAGGAATTACTAGCAAAGTCACCCATGTTGCTGAAGATGGATTACGAACGCTCATCCTGTCCCATGATTTGGATGCCCCTGAACTGGAGCCGTTCAAATACACTCCTTTCCCTCCTTATATCAAGCAAGATGAGTCATTGGCTGGGGAATATCAGACGGTTTATGCCAAAGATTTGGGGAGCAAAGCAGCGCCTACCGCAGGTTTGCACTTTACGGATGAGCTTCTTCAAAAGCTAAAGGATCAGGGAATAGGCAAGTCAGAAGTAACTCTTCATGTAGGACTTGGAACATTTGCTCCGGTTAAATCCGAAAAACTGGATGAGTACATCATGCATAGCGAATGGTATCAACTTGACAAAGCTACGGCAGATGAGCTACAACAAGCTACCCACAGAACCGCAGTTGGAACGACTTCGGTAAGAGTATTAGAGTCGGTTGCAAAAGAAGGGAGAGTGTTTGAGCCAAGCAGCGGGGATACCGATATATTCATAACTCCTGGGTATTCCTTCAAAGCCGTGGATTCTTTAATTACAAATTTCCACTTACCAAAGAGTACCCTGCTCATGTTGGTATCGGCTTTTATGGGTTTTGAAGAGATGCACAGGCTCTATGAACATGCTATTTCAGAAAAATATCGTTTCTATTCTTTCGGGGATGGAATGCTGATTCTCTAG
- a CDS encoding Na(+)-translocating NADH-quinone reductase subunit A gives MSDVIKIKRGVDINLVGEAEEVFAPALPIETAAVKPTDFHGVRFKLAVKEGDEVKAGTPLLFDKDKEQVKFCSPVSGEVAQVVRGAKRRILEVRVLADKETSYEDFGSADPIELEREAIIEKMAASGCWPFFKERPYNIIADPAKTPKAIFISGFDSAPLAPNLGLILEGNEKAFQAGIDAISKLTSGQVHLGLNATKQVGRTLAQVKGVKITKYDGPHPAGLVGVHIAQLDPINKGETVWTINPEHVVIIGRLFLEGKFDARINIALTGSEVQDRKYHSTILGAALKPFLNGNVSGGLNRIISGNVLTGTKVTEEGYLGCYDRQVTVLREGTDPELFGWLIPKPDKFSISRALPSFFMRQAEKVTGQKVSYNLDTNTHGEKRAFVVSGQYEEVFPFDIFPVQLLKAMMTGDVELMENLGIYEVVEEDFALCEVVCTSKIPVQETVRKGLDLMKEEMG, from the coding sequence ATGTCAGACGTAATTAAGATTAAGCGCGGGGTTGATATTAACCTTGTGGGTGAAGCTGAAGAAGTATTTGCACCTGCTCTTCCAATCGAGACCGCTGCTGTAAAGCCTACCGATTTCCATGGAGTTCGATTTAAATTAGCCGTTAAAGAAGGCGATGAAGTAAAAGCGGGTACTCCTTTACTTTTTGATAAGGATAAAGAACAAGTAAAATTCTGCTCTCCGGTGAGTGGTGAAGTAGCTCAGGTTGTTCGTGGGGCAAAAAGAAGAATTTTAGAAGTTCGGGTCCTGGCCGATAAAGAAACTAGCTACGAAGATTTTGGAAGTGCCGACCCTATCGAGCTGGAAAGAGAAGCCATTATCGAAAAAATGGCCGCTTCAGGATGTTGGCCTTTCTTCAAAGAAAGACCATACAATATCATTGCGGATCCAGCTAAAACTCCAAAAGCCATTTTTATTTCAGGCTTTGATTCAGCGCCACTTGCTCCAAACCTTGGTTTGATTCTCGAAGGAAATGAAAAAGCATTCCAAGCGGGGATAGATGCTATCTCAAAACTTACTTCCGGTCAGGTTCACCTTGGATTAAATGCTACCAAGCAAGTAGGAAGAACTCTGGCACAAGTGAAAGGGGTAAAGATCACCAAGTATGATGGACCGCACCCAGCAGGACTTGTTGGAGTTCATATCGCGCAGTTAGACCCAATTAACAAAGGAGAAACTGTTTGGACGATTAACCCTGAGCATGTTGTCATTATAGGCCGTCTTTTCCTTGAAGGTAAATTTGATGCCAGAATCAACATTGCTCTTACTGGTTCTGAAGTACAAGACCGTAAGTACCACTCAACTATTTTGGGTGCAGCACTAAAGCCATTTCTAAATGGCAATGTTTCCGGAGGGCTTAACCGAATTATTTCCGGAAATGTGTTAACGGGTACAAAAGTTACAGAAGAAGGATATCTCGGTTGTTATGATCGGCAGGTTACGGTTCTTAGAGAGGGAACAGACCCGGAACTGTTTGGATGGTTGATTCCAAAGCCGGATAAATTCAGTATTTCAAGGGCGCTCCCATCATTTTTTATGCGCCAGGCAGAAAAAGTTACCGGACAAAAGGTTTCTTATAATCTTGATACAAATACCCATGGTGAGAAGAGAGCATTTGTTGTATCGGGTCAATACGAAGAGGTGTTTCCATTCGATATTTTCCCGGTTCAATTACTGAAAGCCATGATGACTGGTGACGTAGAATTGATGGAGAATTTAGGGATTTATGAAGTGGTAGAAGAAGACTTTGCGCTTTGTGAAGTAGTATGTACCTCCAAAATTCCCGTGCAAGAGACCGTAAGAAAAGGTCTCGATCTCATGAAAGAAGAAATGGGCTAA
- a CDS encoding NADH:ubiquinone reductase (Na(+)-transporting) subunit B produces MKALHNLLEQKVKPHFEEGGKYHKLWPVFDGFETFLFVPGHTAESGAHIRDGIDLKRTMNTVIMALVPCLLFGMWNVGYHHYIALGVDATFMEQFIFGAIKVLPMVVVSYGVGLGLEFLFCVIKGHQIEEGYLVSGMLIPLIMPVDIPLWMVALSVAFAVVIGKEVFGGTGMNIFNPALLARAFAFFAYPTYMSGDKVWINTSVQEGQAVVDGFSGATALGDLATTGTTQYSALDAFLGIIPGSIGETSTLLVLMGAGLLIFTGIGSWRIMLSAIIGGAVMGLIFNIFAQFAISPEQQAFMAVPFWQQMLYGGFAFGVVFMATDPVSGSQTEKGKYYYGFFIGLFAIMIRVFNPAYPEGIMLAILFMNTMAPLIDHYVIQANIKKRQKRLALKTAGA; encoded by the coding sequence ATGAAAGCACTACACAATTTATTAGAGCAAAAAGTTAAGCCGCATTTCGAGGAAGGCGGTAAATACCACAAGCTTTGGCCAGTATTCGATGGGTTCGAAACGTTCCTGTTTGTGCCTGGTCACACTGCCGAGAGTGGCGCTCATATTCGAGATGGTATCGATCTAAAACGAACCATGAATACAGTAATCATGGCATTAGTTCCATGTTTGCTATTCGGAATGTGGAATGTGGGATACCACCACTATATCGCTCTGGGAGTTGATGCTACTTTTATGGAGCAATTCATTTTTGGAGCTATCAAAGTACTACCAATGGTGGTTGTTTCTTACGGTGTTGGTCTTGGATTGGAATTCCTGTTCTGTGTGATAAAGGGTCATCAGATTGAAGAAGGATATCTGGTTAGTGGAATGTTAATCCCTTTAATCATGCCGGTAGATATTCCACTTTGGATGGTTGCACTATCCGTAGCCTTTGCCGTTGTTATTGGAAAGGAAGTATTCGGCGGAACGGGAATGAACATCTTTAACCCGGCGCTTCTTGCACGGGCATTTGCCTTCTTCGCCTACCCAACCTATATGTCCGGAGACAAAGTTTGGATTAATACTTCAGTGCAAGAAGGACAAGCTGTGGTTGATGGTTTTTCAGGAGCTACTGCTCTTGGTGATTTAGCCACAACCGGAACTACTCAGTATTCAGCGCTGGATGCGTTTTTAGGAATTATTCCTGGCTCAATTGGTGAGACATCTACCTTACTTGTACTAATGGGTGCAGGTCTGCTGATTTTCACAGGAATTGGAAGCTGGAGAATCATGCTCAGCGCTATAATAGGTGGTGCCGTAATGGGACTGATTTTTAATATCTTCGCTCAGTTTGCCATCTCTCCGGAGCAACAAGCATTCATGGCTGTACCATTCTGGCAGCAAATGCTATATGGTGGTTTTGCATTTGGTGTGGTGTTTATGGCCACTGATCCTGTTTCAGGTTCTCAAACAGAGAAAGGCAAATATTACTATGGATTCTTTATCGGACTCTTTGCAATCATGATCCGTGTATTCAACCCGGCCTACCCGGAAGGAATTATGTTAGCGATCCTTTTCATGAATACTATGGCTCCACTAATTGATCACTATGTGATTCAGGCGAATATCAAAAAACGTCAAAAAAGATTAGCTCTTAAAACTGCAGGTGCATAA
- the nqrC gene encoding NADH:ubiquinone reductase (Na(+)-transporting) subunit C, translating to MDQNSNGYTYFFAVAMVLVVAASLSFIATTLKPMQDTNVEQEKMQNILSSIKIDVKREDAAEIYGDYITESFVVSASERVDGVDAFSVDMLKEVRKPNTERNSPLYIAQKEGKTYYIIPLQGTGLWGPIWGYISLEEDMNTVYGAVFDHKAETPGLGAEINTAVFTDQFPGKKILDDNGELLGIDVRKGGSTTAYEVDGISGGTITSDGVELMIADCLEAYIPFLKEYLNTGTTSSADL from the coding sequence ATTGATCAAAATAGTAATGGATATACCTACTTCTTTGCTGTTGCAATGGTATTGGTAGTAGCTGCTTCTCTATCGTTCATAGCTACTACATTAAAGCCAATGCAGGACACAAATGTTGAGCAAGAGAAAATGCAGAATATCCTCAGCTCAATCAAAATTGATGTGAAGCGCGAAGATGCTGCCGAAATTTATGGCGATTACATCACGGAGTCTTTTGTAGTAAGTGCCTCTGAGCGAGTTGATGGGGTAGATGCCTTTTCCGTTGATATGCTTAAGGAAGTTCGGAAGCCGAATACGGAGCGTAATTCTCCTTTATATATTGCACAGAAAGAAGGGAAAACCTATTACATAATACCTCTACAAGGAACAGGGCTATGGGGCCCGATTTGGGGGTATATTTCTTTGGAAGAAGATATGAATACCGTGTATGGCGCTGTGTTTGACCACAAAGCAGAAACGCCTGGTTTAGGTGCTGAAATCAATACAGCTGTATTTACAGATCAATTCCCGGGGAAAAAGATCTTAGATGATAATGGCGAGCTTCTTGGTATCGATGTTCGCAAGGGTGGTTCTACTACTGCATATGAGGTAGATGGAATTAGCGGTGGAACGATTACTTCAGACGGTGTGGAATTAATGATCGCAGACTGTTTGGAAGCATATATTCCGTTCTTAAAAGAATATTTGAACACTGGCACTACTTCAAGTGCAGACCTTTAA
- a CDS encoding NADH:ubiquinone reductase (Na(+)-transporting) subunit D has translation MAEVLEKDVQKEELIDKVPKEPLFSKKNRKLLSDPFNDDNPITVQVLGICSALAITVKLQPAIVMTLSVIFVMAAGNVIISLLRNFVPNRIRIIVQLVVVASLVVLVDQVLKAFVYDVSKELAVFVGLIITNCIIMGRLEAFALGNTPWRSFLDGIGNAWGYGIILIVVAFFRELFGSGQLMGFQIIPESWYLANGGFYSDNGFMLLPPMALITVGIIIWVQRSRNTKLIED, from the coding sequence ATGGCAGAAGTTTTAGAAAAAGATGTACAAAAAGAGGAGCTGATTGATAAAGTTCCTAAAGAACCACTATTCAGTAAAAAGAATAGAAAACTATTAAGTGATCCCTTTAATGATGACAACCCAATCACCGTTCAGGTACTTGGGATTTGTTCGGCGTTGGCTATTACCGTGAAGCTGCAACCAGCTATTGTTATGACCTTATCGGTAATATTTGTGATGGCTGCCGGTAACGTTATTATCTCTTTGCTAAGAAATTTTGTACCGAATCGTATTCGAATCATCGTACAGTTGGTAGTAGTGGCGTCACTGGTAGTATTAGTTGACCAGGTTTTGAAAGCCTTTGTGTATGATGTAAGTAAAGAACTTGCCGTATTTGTGGGGCTGATCATCACCAACTGTATCATCATGGGTAGGCTCGAAGCATTCGCCTTAGGTAACACGCCATGGAGATCATTCCTGGATGGAATTGGAAATGCCTGGGGTTATGGTATCATTCTGATCGTTGTGGCATTCTTCCGTGAGCTATTCGGCTCTGGCCAGCTAATGGGTTTTCAAATTATTCCTGAAAGCTGGTACCTCGCTAACGGCGGTTTCTACAGTGACAATGGTTTTATGCTACTCCCTCCAATGGCATTGATTACCGTAGGTATCATAATTTGGGTACAGAGATCCCGCAATACTAAACTTATTGAGGACTAA
- the nqrE gene encoding NADH:ubiquinone reductase (Na(+)-transporting) subunit E translates to MQELVNIFAKSIFVDNMVFAYFLGMCSYLAVSKKVSTAVGLGIAVIFVLTVTVPTNYLLQNFVLQEGALAWIGPRFADVDLSFLSFILFIAVIASMVQLVEMLVEKFSPALYGALGIFLPLIAVNCAILGGSLFMQERNYANITEATVFGFGSGIGWFLAIVAIAAIREKIQYSNVPAPLKGLGITFIVTGLMGIGFMSFMGIKL, encoded by the coding sequence ATGCAAGAATTAGTAAACATTTTCGCTAAGTCGATCTTTGTAGATAATATGGTATTTGCCTACTTCTTAGGCATGTGTTCGTATTTGGCGGTATCAAAGAAAGTATCTACAGCAGTGGGTCTTGGAATAGCGGTTATTTTCGTACTAACTGTAACCGTTCCTACTAACTACCTCCTCCAAAACTTTGTACTTCAGGAAGGTGCTTTAGCATGGATTGGGCCACGATTCGCGGACGTAGATTTAAGTTTTCTCTCCTTCATTTTGTTTATCGCAGTAATAGCATCCATGGTGCAATTAGTAGAAATGTTAGTTGAGAAGTTTTCACCAGCTCTATATGGTGCACTTGGAATCTTTCTCCCTCTAATTGCTGTTAACTGTGCAATCTTGGGTGGATCCCTTTTCATGCAGGAAAGAAACTATGCGAATATTACTGAAGCTACTGTATTCGGCTTTGGTAGTGGAATTGGTTGGTTCCTGGCTATTGTAGCTATTGCCGCCATCCGTGAGAAAATTCAATACTCAAATGTTCCAGCTCCACTAAAGGGTCTCGGTATTACATTTATCGTGACTGGCTTAATGGGCATCGGCTTTATGTCGTTTATGGGAATAAAACTATAA
- a CDS encoding NADH:ubiquinone reductase (Na(+)-transporting) subunit F, which translates to MVFGSTLLIVGASVIVFFAVVILLVSLLLGAKTVLTPSGPVKITINGEREIEVSSGGTLLSTLGDNKIFLPSACGGGGTCVQCLCQVHEGGGEILPTETPHFTRKEQADDWRLGCQVKVKQDMNISIPEEVFGIKKWEAKVVSNYNVASFIKEFIVEIPEDMDYEAGGYIQIEIPPCEVEYKDIDITAHPEEHPGDPDKFKLEWDKFGLWPLKMKNDDLVERAYSMASYPAEGRRIMLNVRIATPPWDRAKNAWMDVNPGIASSYIFDRKPGDTVTISGPYGEFFIKDHTESEMLYIGGGAGMAPMRSHLYHLFKTLETGRKVSYWYGGRSKRELFYLDHFHQLEEKFDNFKFYVVLSEPLEEDNWVEKKDINDEEGDGFLGFVHQAVIDEYLVNHPEPEDIEFYFCGPPLMNQAVLKMCDDWGVPDENVAFDDFGG; encoded by the coding sequence ATGGTATTTGGATCAACATTATTAATAGTAGGAGCAAGTGTCATCGTATTTTTTGCGGTGGTAATCCTTTTGGTTTCCCTACTTCTAGGAGCAAAAACAGTGCTCACCCCATCAGGGCCTGTGAAGATCACTATCAATGGTGAAAGAGAAATCGAAGTGTCTTCAGGTGGAACCCTCTTAAGTACCCTGGGAGATAATAAAATTTTCCTTCCTTCCGCATGTGGTGGAGGTGGAACCTGTGTTCAGTGTTTATGCCAGGTGCATGAAGGTGGTGGAGAAATCCTTCCTACTGAAACCCCACACTTTACAAGAAAGGAGCAAGCCGATGATTGGAGGCTTGGATGCCAGGTAAAGGTAAAGCAGGACATGAATATCTCTATTCCTGAAGAAGTATTTGGGATCAAGAAATGGGAAGCCAAAGTAGTTTCAAACTATAACGTGGCCTCATTTATCAAAGAGTTTATTGTTGAGATTCCTGAGGATATGGATTATGAAGCTGGTGGATATATCCAGATCGAAATCCCTCCTTGCGAAGTGGAGTACAAAGACATTGACATTACTGCGCACCCGGAAGAGCATCCTGGAGATCCTGATAAATTTAAGCTTGAATGGGATAAATTTGGGTTGTGGCCATTAAAGATGAAAAATGACGACCTGGTAGAACGTGCATATTCTATGGCTAGCTATCCAGCAGAAGGTCGGAGAATTATGCTTAACGTGCGTATCGCAACTCCACCGTGGGATAGAGCTAAAAACGCATGGATGGACGTGAACCCAGGGATTGCTTCTTCGTACATCTTTGACCGAAAACCAGGGGATACGGTTACTATTTCAGGTCCTTATGGTGAGTTCTTCATCAAGGACCATACAGAAAGTGAGATGCTTTATATCGGTGGTGGTGCAGGAATGGCTCCTATGCGCTCTCACTTATATCACCTTTTCAAAACTCTTGAGACCGGAAGAAAAGTGAGCTACTGGTATGGTGGTCGTTCTAAGCGAGAGTTGTTCTACCTAGATCACTTCCATCAGTTAGAAGAGAAGTTTGATAACTTTAAATTCTATGTAGTTCTTTCTGAGCCTCTTGAAGAAGATAATTGGGTAGAGAAGAAAGACATTAACGATGAAGAAGGAGATGGCTTCCTTGGTTTTGTTCACCAGGCGGTGATTGATGAATATCTTGTGAACCATCCTGAACCAGAAGATATTGAGTTCTACTTCTGCGGACCTCCATTAATGAACCAGGCCGTACTTAAAATGTGCGACGACTGGGGAGTTCCGGATGAGAACGTTGCTTTCGATGATTTCGGAGGATAG